In the genome of Nonlabens sp. MB-3u-79, one region contains:
- a CDS encoding FAD-dependent oxidoreductase, with protein MKTTNKKTKVLITGAGLCGSLLGLRLAQKGYQVDILEKRPDMRKATVDGGRSINLALSDRGLAGLKLVGLEEKVRELCIPMNGRLVHDIEGNTFASNYSGREGEYINSISREELNKLLLDEADQYDDVQIDFDDKVTSVDLKNASVTYQDSETETEKEWKADILLGTDGAGSVVRKEMMKQRDFLFSHSMNWLPHGYKELSIPATEDGKWRIEKNFLHIWPRGGFMLIALPNLDGSFTLTLFMQYEGDGPAFNSITTDLEIKDFFNTYFKDVVEHIPDLVEQYHTNPAPPLGTVRCSPWTAYGTSLIIGDSAHAIVPFYGQGMNASFEDVVVFDQMLDQNESWADAFTAFSKKRKPDADAIADLALDNFVEMRDSVANPNFQLKRQIEMRLESAFAKAEYQSKYSLVTFPQEGISYRDAMLKGRAQDKAILWLLENGAIQVEDDLNELLKKIRSKTEEVIWLRG; from the coding sequence ATGAAAACAACTAATAAAAAAACTAAAGTACTCATCACAGGAGCTGGACTATGCGGCTCACTTTTAGGGTTGCGACTAGCGCAAAAAGGATATCAGGTAGATATACTAGAAAAACGTCCCGATATGCGCAAAGCAACTGTAGATGGTGGTCGTTCTATCAACCTGGCCCTTTCTGATCGTGGTCTGGCTGGATTAAAATTAGTGGGCCTTGAAGAAAAAGTACGCGAGTTATGTATCCCTATGAACGGAAGATTAGTTCACGATATAGAGGGCAATACATTTGCCTCTAACTACAGTGGCCGTGAAGGAGAATATATCAATTCGATCTCCCGAGAAGAGCTCAACAAACTTCTGCTGGACGAAGCTGATCAATACGATGATGTACAAATAGACTTTGATGATAAAGTAACTTCCGTAGATTTAAAAAATGCCTCTGTCACTTATCAAGATTCAGAAACAGAAACAGAGAAAGAATGGAAAGCTGATATTCTTCTAGGAACTGACGGAGCTGGATCTGTGGTGCGCAAGGAGATGATGAAACAACGCGACTTTTTGTTTTCTCACAGCATGAATTGGTTGCCTCATGGCTATAAAGAACTCAGTATCCCGGCTACTGAAGATGGAAAATGGCGTATAGAAAAAAACTTCTTGCACATCTGGCCACGTGGTGGTTTTATGTTGATCGCTCTGCCCAACCTCGACGGTAGTTTTACACTGACATTATTCATGCAATATGAAGGGGATGGACCTGCTTTTAATAGTATTACAACAGACTTAGAAATAAAAGACTTCTTCAACACCTACTTTAAAGATGTGGTAGAACACATTCCAGATTTAGTAGAGCAATACCATACTAATCCAGCACCACCACTAGGAACTGTGCGATGCTCCCCATGGACGGCTTATGGAACCAGTTTGATTATAGGTGATTCGGCACATGCCATTGTACCCTTTTACGGTCAAGGAATGAATGCTAGTTTTGAAGACGTAGTGGTTTTTGACCAGATGCTCGACCAAAACGAATCTTGGGCCGATGCCTTTACCGCTTTCTCCAAAAAGAGAAAACCAGATGCTGATGCTATAGCAGATCTTGCTCTAGACAATTTTGTAGAGATGAGAGATAGTGTAGCTAATCCTAACTTCCAGTTGAAGCGTCAGATTGAAATGCGATTAGAGTCCGCTTTCGCGAAAGCGGAATACCAATCTAAATACTCCTTAGTTACCTTCCCACAAGAAGGAATCAGCTACCGAGATGCAATGCTTAAGGGCCGTGCGCAAGACAAAGCTATATTATGGTTGTTAGAAAATGGCGCGATTCAAGTAGAAGATGATTTAAACGAATTGTTAAAGAAGATTAGATCGAAAACGGAGGAAGTTATCTGGTTGCGAGGATAA
- the kynU gene encoding kynureninase, giving the protein MIFKTDRNFALELDREDSLSRFRESFFIPKHTDGTESIYLCGNSLGLQPRQTKAYLNQELDDWARLGVEGHFHAANPWMPYHEILTETTAQVVGAKAHEVVIMNTLTTNLHLMMVSFYQPKGKRTKIIIEADAFPSDRYAVASQVQFHGYDDKENIIEWAPRAGEHTPRIEDLEKLLKEQGDSIALIMVGAVNYYTGQFFDLKKITSLGHAAGAMVGFDCAHGAGNVDLELHESGADFAVWCTYKYMNSGPGSLGGCFVHERHANNTDLPRFTGWWGHNKDTRFKMRDDFEPMHGAEGWQLSNPPILSMVAIRASLDLFAQAGFEHLREKSIQLTGYLEYLLKELKDDRISIITPSTPKDRGCQLSLAVKNADKSLYDAITAKGVIADWREPDVIRVAPVPLYNNYEDCWRFVEVLKSEL; this is encoded by the coding sequence ATGATTTTTAAAACAGACCGCAATTTTGCTTTAGAGTTAGATCGAGAAGATTCCTTGTCTCGCTTTCGCGAAAGCTTCTTCATTCCAAAACATACAGACGGAACAGAGTCCATCTATTTATGTGGCAATTCGTTAGGACTACAACCGCGTCAGACGAAAGCTTATCTCAATCAAGAACTGGATGACTGGGCACGACTGGGTGTAGAAGGACATTTTCATGCCGCAAATCCGTGGATGCCTTATCATGAAATTTTAACCGAAACTACCGCTCAAGTGGTAGGTGCAAAAGCTCACGAAGTAGTTATCATGAATACCTTGACGACTAACCTGCATTTAATGATGGTTAGCTTTTATCAACCTAAGGGCAAACGCACTAAAATCATTATCGAGGCCGATGCCTTTCCTAGTGACCGCTATGCGGTAGCTTCTCAGGTGCAATTTCATGGTTATGATGACAAGGAAAACATTATAGAGTGGGCACCGAGAGCTGGAGAGCACACTCCAAGAATAGAAGACCTGGAAAAGCTGTTAAAAGAACAAGGCGATAGTATTGCTTTGATCATGGTAGGTGCTGTAAATTATTATACAGGACAGTTTTTTGATCTTAAAAAAATCACCTCTTTAGGGCATGCAGCCGGAGCCATGGTAGGTTTTGACTGTGCGCACGGAGCTGGAAATGTAGATTTAGAGCTACACGAGTCAGGAGCAGACTTTGCCGTATGGTGTACTTATAAATATATGAACTCTGGACCAGGTAGTTTAGGGGGTTGTTTTGTACATGAGCGTCATGCTAACAATACAGACTTACCGCGATTTACTGGTTGGTGGGGTCATAATAAAGACACCCGTTTTAAAATGCGGGACGACTTTGAACCTATGCACGGTGCTGAAGGCTGGCAACTATCCAATCCTCCTATATTAAGTATGGTAGCGATAAGGGCCAGTTTAGACTTATTTGCACAAGCAGGTTTCGAACACCTTCGTGAAAAATCCATACAGCTTACTGGTTATTTGGAATACCTTTTAAAAGAACTCAAAGACGACCGTATTTCGATTATTACCCCTAGTACTCCTAAAGATAGAGGTTGCCAGTTATCACTAGCGGTTAAAAATGCAGATAAATCACTTTATGACGCCATAACTGCAAAAGGTGTCATTGCCGACTGGCGAGAACCAGATGTTATTAGAGTAGCACCGGTTCCTTTATATAATAACTATGAAGATTGCTGGAGATTTGTAGAAGTTTTGAAAAGCGAGTTGTAA
- a CDS encoding selenophosphate synthetase produces the protein MKNTFLILCVIAIISSCKKETPTGTDKETTTLSTAQRLANTAGLKSWNEVEEIKFSFNVGKSGKTVLTRNWTWNPKTNNVQLIALGDTINYKRHSKLDSLQISSDRAFINDVYWLIPEFKLVWDQGTTITEKKSQMAPISKDTLDMISILYNKEGGYTPGDAYDIYYDANHKFKEWAYRRGNDSTPSMITTFEKFETIAGFTFATDHRSPDGATSINFTDIEITKTK, from the coding sequence ATGAAAAATACCTTTTTAATTCTTTGTGTTATTGCCATCATAAGCAGTTGTAAAAAGGAAACTCCTACAGGTACTGATAAAGAAACAACAACACTTTCTACCGCTCAACGTCTTGCAAATACAGCCGGTCTGAAAAGCTGGAATGAGGTAGAAGAAATCAAATTTAGCTTTAACGTAGGTAAATCAGGTAAAACGGTATTGACCAGAAACTGGACTTGGAACCCTAAGACTAACAACGTGCAGTTGATCGCATTAGGAGACACCATTAATTACAAGCGCCATTCAAAATTAGACAGCCTTCAAATCAGTTCAGATCGCGCATTTATCAATGATGTGTATTGGTTGATTCCTGAATTTAAACTAGTATGGGATCAAGGAACAACGATTACTGAAAAGAAATCTCAAATGGCACCTATCTCTAAAGATACGCTGGATATGATTAGCATACTTTATAATAAGGAAGGCGGCTACACTCCTGGCGATGCTTATGACATATATTATGACGCAAACCACAAATTTAAAGAATGGGCCTACCGTAGAGGAAATGACAGCACGCCTTCTATGATCACTACCTTTGAAAAGTTTGAGACTATCGCAGGCTTTACTTTTGCCACAGATCACCGGTCCCCAGATGGTGCTACGAGCATTAATTTTACCGATATAGAAATTACTAAAACCAAGTAA
- a CDS encoding multidrug effflux MFS transporter produces MRVKWVEKNKMSKGRRVSIILVLGTLIAVGPFSIDAYLPAFKQIAGEFKVDTSAIGITLTTYFIGIGLGQLAYGPLMDRFGRRKPLMFGLVLYIVTSLLSAYAWDVTSLAILRFFTALGACAGMVASKAIVRDLFDEEKVADVLSTLMLIMGIAPIIAPTIGGFVIEYYHWEMIFYGLAGFATLMLLNVIFVLPESSKPNRATSLHPIPVLREYIAIYKHRDFFVFATARGFVIGLLLGYVAAAPFIFMDYFDMSQENFAYIFGSNAAGLIAGSQLNRLALTRFTTFQITYVVSLLLVLITGFGFIYVWNFTPVFWVVYPTLFTMMMCIGFQNPNVTALALNPFTKRAGSASAFVGAVSMIFGSIASWYVSRFVTVSLFPLFAMLSGGALLAHIAVEYFRMNYAQGYAFAKAYLRHPYKFKKREDQLSDF; encoded by the coding sequence ATGAGAGTAAAGTGGGTGGAAAAAAATAAAATGAGTAAAGGGCGTAGGGTGAGTATTATTCTCGTTCTCGGTACTTTGATCGCGGTAGGACCATTTTCTATAGATGCCTATTTGCCCGCCTTTAAACAAATTGCTGGTGAATTTAAAGTAGACACTAGTGCTATAGGGATTACGCTTACTACTTATTTTATAGGTATAGGTTTAGGACAGTTAGCTTATGGCCCATTAATGGATCGATTCGGTAGAAGAAAGCCTTTGATGTTTGGATTGGTCCTATATATAGTCACTAGTCTTTTGAGTGCTTATGCTTGGGATGTGACCTCTTTGGCAATTTTGAGGTTTTTTACTGCACTTGGGGCTTGTGCGGGAATGGTCGCTAGTAAGGCTATAGTTAGGGATTTATTTGATGAAGAAAAGGTGGCAGATGTGCTCTCTACTTTAATGCTAATCATGGGAATTGCTCCTATTATAGCCCCTACCATTGGTGGTTTTGTGATCGAGTATTATCATTGGGAAATGATTTTTTATGGATTAGCAGGCTTTGCTACCTTGATGTTGCTCAATGTCATTTTTGTACTCCCAGAAAGCTCTAAACCAAATCGAGCGACCAGTTTACACCCTATTCCTGTATTGCGGGAATATATAGCTATTTATAAACACAGAGATTTTTTTGTATTTGCCACAGCTCGCGGTTTTGTGATAGGGTTGTTATTGGGTTATGTAGCTGCCGCGCCATTTATCTTTATGGATTACTTTGATATGAGTCAAGAAAACTTTGCTTATATCTTTGGTAGTAATGCAGCCGGACTTATAGCCGGTAGCCAGTTGAATAGACTTGCCCTTACTCGATTCACTACATTTCAAATAACTTATGTGGTCAGTTTGTTACTGGTCTTGATTACTGGTTTTGGTTTTATCTACGTTTGGAATTTTACTCCCGTATTTTGGGTGGTGTATCCTACTTTATTTACGATGATGATGTGTATAGGTTTTCAAAACCCAAATGTTACTGCTCTTGCTTTGAATCCGTTTACCAAGCGCGCTGGTAGTGCGAGTGCCTTTGTAGGTGCGGTAAGCATGATTTTTGGTTCGATTGCCAGTTGGTATGTGTCTCGATTTGTAACGGTTTCTTTATTTCCTTTGTTTGCTATGCTTTCAGGTGGCGCGCTGCTAGCTCATATCGCAGTAGAATATTTTAGGATGAATTATGCTCAGGGTTACGCTTTCGCGAAAGCGTACTTAAGACACCCTTATAAGTTTAAAAAACGAGAAGACCAGTTATCAGACTTTTAG